The genomic window TCCGGTCGAAGACACGAAGACACAAAGTCGTTGACGATTCCCGCCGGGCAGGGATGAAAAGCACTATACAAACCGGGACATTTATTTTATTAAACTATGTTTTCTACGGCCGGGCAGTCCCGGTTTTTCTTCACGTATTCCCCTGCTCTGCGAAACGCGAGGGTGAAACGATTCGGCTTTTTCAGGGAGGTCGAAGTCAGATATGGCGCTTGTCGTACAGAAATACGGCGGTACGTCGGTTGCGAATCCGGAACGCATCAAGGCCGTGGCCGAGAAAGTGGTGGGCCGTCGCCGGAAGGGTGACGACCTCGTGGTCGTTCTGTCGGCCCGGGCCGGAGAAACCGACCGATTGATCGCGTTGGCTCACGAAGTGAGCCTTTCTCCCGACGCCCGGGAAATGGACGTGCTTCTGGCCACCGGCGAACAGACCACCGTCGCGCTTTTCAGCATGGCGGTGAGGAACCTCGGAGTGGAAGCGATTTCAATGACCGGCTACCAGGCGGGCATCAACACCGACCGCAGCTACGGCCAGGCCCGGATCAGCGGGATCGAGACCCGGCCCATCATGGAAAAGCTTCATGAAGGCAGGATAGTGGTTGTCGCGGGCTTCCAGGGATATGACGACGAGGGGAACATAACGACGCTCGGCCGCGGGGGTTCCGACACCACGGCAGTGGCGCTGGCAGCGGCCCTGGGAGCCGACGTGTGCGAAATATACACCGATGTGGAAGGCGTTTTCACGGCGGATCCCAACGTCTACTCCAAGGCAAGGAAACTCGACCGGATCAGCTATGAGGAAATGTTCGAAATGGCGAGCATGGGCGCTAAGGTGCTGCACCTGCGTTCGGTC from Syntrophobacter fumaroxidans MPOB includes these protein-coding regions:
- a CDS encoding aspartate kinase; protein product: MALVVQKYGGTSVANPERIKAVAEKVVGRRRKGDDLVVVLSARAGETDRLIALAHEVSLSPDAREMDVLLATGEQTTVALFSMAVRNLGVEAISMTGYQAGINTDRSYGQARISGIETRPIMEKLHEGRIVVVAGFQGYDDEGNITTLGRGGSDTTAVALAAALGADVCEIYTDVEGVFTADPNVYSKARKLDRISYEEMFEMASMGAKVLHLRSVEFGMKYHVPIMVLSSFTDAPGTLVTKEDEEMEKVVVSGITYNKNEGRITITNVPDQPGMAARVFRPISDAGINVDLIVQSGAGIPGRADISFTVPKTAHKKAMEIVEAVAREIDAGPVHGNASIAKISIIGLGMRNHSGVAAKMFDSLARENINLKMISTSEIKISCIIEEKYAELAVRVLHDAFELETAPHGRIEVQEET